The Henckelia pumila isolate YLH828 chromosome 2, ASM3356847v2, whole genome shotgun sequence genome includes a window with the following:
- the LOC140877486 gene encoding uncharacterized protein has translation MADNRTVFDLIHPPTEGYGSSIVLPTVEANNFELRPSIIQMIQLQARFRGKSVEDPYAHLEHVKKDKKVGVLEVDALTTLNSKIDALTHQMAIMQTAPANQIQAYQPEEQQVFEIDAANFMGNQGRQPYNTYSNTYNPGWKNHPNFSWKPADTTASASKPVEKNPSFEEIMMKYVASTENRLQNQEEMLQRSQVETAEKRTEDEEASEKKKEQGIEEALKHADSTPTGKKGCEEEKLLRVIREHIRAIGWILADIKGFSPTMCMHKILMDAEHKTSTQPQRRLNPAMQEVVKKEVIKLLDEGIIYPISDSEWRCQESNLSLNWEKCQFMMKEGIFLGHKVPEIGVEVDREKLEVIEKLPPPTNLKGIRSFLGHAGFYRRFIKDFSSIAKPLTNLLIKEILKEKLTTVPMIVAPDWNLPFELMCDASDTALGAVLGHKRDKVLHVIYYASITLSAAQLNYATTEKELLAVLFALDKFRSYLVGSKVIVNTDHSALKYLMRKKDAKPRKGSKNQVADHLSRLENQGTETQVIHDDFPNKQLFEATCEEHLLQLNELE, from the exons ATGGCGGACAACAGAACTGTTTTTGACTTGATTCATCCACCTACTGAAGGCTATGGATCCAGCATCGTTCTCCCTACTGTGGAGGCGAATAACTTTGAATTGCGTCCGTCGATTATTCAGATGATTCAGTTGCAAGCAAGATTCAGGGGCAAATCTGTGGAAGACCCATatgctcatctggagc ATGTGAAGAAAGATAAAAAGGTTGGAGTACTAGAAGTTGATGCACTAACAACACTGAATTCCAAAATCGATgctcttactcatcagatggcGATTATGCAGACAGCTCCAGCCAACCAAATACAGGCTTACCAGCCCGAGGAACAACAAGTCTTTGAGATAGATGCAGCTAACTtcatgggaaatcaagggagacagcCATACAATACTTACAGCAATACCTATAATCCAGGCTGGAAAAATCATCCAAACTTCTCATGGAAACCTGCAGACACTACAGCCAGTGCATCCAAGCCAGTGGAGAAGAATCcatcctttgaagaaattatgatgaAGTATGTAGCAAGTACTGAGAATCGCCTGCAGAATCAGGAGGAAATGTTACAAAG ATCGCAAGTGGAGACTGCAGAGAAAAGAACTGAGGATGAGGAAGCAAGTGAGAAAAAAAAGGAACAAGGGATAGAGGAAGCACTAAAGCATGCAGACTCGACGCCTacgggcaagaaag GTTGTGAGGAGGAAAAATTGTTGAGGGTGATTAGAGAGCATATAAGAGCCATAGGATGGATCTTGGCTGACATCAAGGGGTTTAGTCCAACCATGTGTatgcacaaaatattgatgGATGCGGAACACAAAACATCTACTCAACCACAGAGACGACTCAACCCAGCTATGCAAGAGGTAGTAAAAAAGGAGGTGATTAAACTCCTTGATGAAGGTATTATCTATCCTATATCTGACagtgaatgg AGGTGTCAAGAGAGCAACCTTTCGTTAAATTGGGAGAAATGTCAATTTATGATGAAAGAAGGTATTTTTCTAGGACATAAGGTGCCTGAAATAGGTGTGGAGGTGGATCGGGAAAAATtagaagtaattgaaaaacttccacctcccACGAACTTGAAAGGGATTAGAAGCTTTCTTGGACATGCAggtttttataggagatttattaaagatttttcttctattgctaaacccctTACTAATTTGTTGATAAAAGAG ATTTTAAAGGAGAAATTGACAACTGTACCAATGATCGTAGCACCTGACTGGAATCTACcgtttgagttgatgtgtgaTGCTAGTGACACCGCTTTGGGAGCCGTGCTTGGACATAAAAGGGACAAAGTACTTCATGTGATTTATTACGccagtatcaccctgtcagccGCCCAACTAAATTATGCAACCACTGAAAAAGAACTTCTTGCGGTATTGTTTGCCTTGGACAAATTCAGGTCCTATTTGGTGGGAAGCAAAGTCATCGTTAACACAGATCATTCGGCGCTGAAGTATTTGATGAGAAAgaaggatgctaaacccag GAAGGGCTCGAAGAATCAAGTAGCGGATCACCTTTCCCGTTTGGAGAATCAAGGAACTGAAACGCAAGTAATTCATGATGATTTCCCAAACAAACAGTTGTTTGAG gCTACATGCGAGGAGCATTTGCTGCAATTGAATGAACTTGAGTAG